The following proteins are encoded in a genomic region of Desulfosporosinus youngiae DSM 17734:
- the selD gene encoding selenide, water dikinase SelD, which translates to MMSLLSNCTSGGCGAKIGPGELSKVLSRMPVFGDPKLLVGFDASDDAAVYQIDPDTAIVSTVDFFSPMVNDARSFGRIAAANALSDVYAMGGTPLFALNLVCYPESMELDALGEILAGGAEKIQEAGAVLCGGHSIYDKEPKYGLAVTGRLDPNRIWRNNTPLPGDQLILTKPLGIGIVMAAMRGEIADEQAVHMALSSMQRLNKYAAERMHGFPISACTDITGFGLLAHAKEMAGEAASLVLYRSELPYIPQAYTYAGDYLVTAAAQRNRNHMQGFVEFGDTPFALQELMLDPQTSGGLFLSVPKSCAQELLSAIQEVESQARIVGEVLLPQNLPILLR; encoded by the coding sequence ATGATGAGTTTATTGTCAAACTGTACGTCGGGCGGCTGCGGAGCCAAAATTGGACCGGGCGAGTTATCCAAGGTATTATCCCGGATGCCCGTTTTTGGTGACCCTAAGTTGCTGGTTGGCTTTGATGCATCGGATGATGCTGCCGTTTATCAGATAGATCCGGACACTGCCATTGTTTCTACTGTGGATTTTTTTTCGCCGATGGTGAATGATGCCCGCTCGTTTGGTCGCATCGCAGCGGCTAATGCATTAAGCGATGTATACGCCATGGGTGGTACGCCACTTTTTGCCCTGAATCTTGTTTGTTATCCTGAGAGCATGGAATTAGACGCCTTGGGCGAAATATTAGCAGGCGGAGCGGAAAAGATCCAAGAGGCGGGGGCAGTACTTTGCGGCGGCCATTCCATCTATGACAAAGAGCCAAAATACGGACTGGCGGTCACCGGGCGTCTGGACCCGAATCGAATCTGGCGCAATAATACACCGCTACCGGGGGATCAGCTGATTCTCACAAAGCCGCTTGGCATTGGCATTGTCATGGCGGCGATGCGCGGGGAAATAGCGGATGAACAGGCGGTGCACATGGCGCTTTCTTCCATGCAGCGGCTTAACAAATACGCGGCGGAGAGAATGCACGGCTTTCCGATCAGTGCCTGTACAGATATCACTGGTTTCGGACTGTTAGCCCATGCAAAGGAGATGGCAGGGGAAGCTGCGTCATTGGTATTATATCGTTCGGAGTTGCCGTATATCCCTCAGGCATATACGTATGCCGGAGATTATTTAGTAACTGCGGCTGCACAGCGCAACCGAAATCACATGCAGGGCTTCGTGGAGTTTGGCGATACGCCGTTTGCCTTGCAGGAACTGATGCTGGATCCGCAGACCTCAGGAGGGTTGTTTCTAAGTGTTCCGAAATCCTGTGCGCAAGAGCTGTTAAGTGCCATTCAGGAAGTGGAATCCCAGGCTAGAATAGTAGGAGAAGTGCTCCTGCCGCAAAATTTACCGATACTATTACGATAA
- a CDS encoding PIN/TRAM domain-containing protein: MIRNLIRGIITLLMGAVGFYLNYILISLDFLKTLGWNGSPIWTYAIMSILFGIIGFLVAPFSIRSFIALMRWMDSRLTRVPTNDLMGGAIGGIIGLIIASLFSNSFVSVNFFGPLLAVMISLFLGYLGLTIGMKRKEDVLGFLNFFPKFRDRGDKADKTDKNKEAKEGKANRPRDSVSYKILDTSVIIDGRIADIVKTGFLEGTLLIPSFVLEELRHIADSSDLLKRNRGRRGLDILNQISKETVIQVHIHEQDFEDINEVDSKLVRLGQILGAPLLTNDYNLNKVAELQGVKVLNINELANALKPIVLPGEEMLVQVMKEGKEPGQGVAYLDDGTMIVVDMGRRYMGQNIVVLVTSVLQTAAGRMIFAKPKSSLEKKPMGLHPTDEVNAIG; the protein is encoded by the coding sequence ATGATTCGCAATTTAATACGCGGGATCATCACCCTATTAATGGGGGCTGTTGGATTTTATCTTAATTATATCCTTATAAGTCTTGACTTTTTGAAAACCCTTGGATGGAATGGGTCACCTATCTGGACATACGCTATAATGAGTATTTTATTTGGCATTATAGGATTTTTAGTTGCTCCGTTTAGTATTCGCTCTTTTATTGCTTTAATGCGTTGGATGGATTCGCGATTAACCAGAGTTCCCACAAACGATCTTATGGGTGGGGCCATCGGAGGAATCATTGGACTTATTATTGCAAGTTTATTCAGTAATTCGTTTGTTAGTGTTAATTTCTTCGGCCCGCTTTTAGCAGTCATGATAAGTCTCTTTTTAGGTTATTTGGGACTGACAATTGGAATGAAACGTAAAGAGGATGTCCTGGGCTTTCTTAACTTCTTTCCCAAATTTCGCGATCGTGGAGACAAAGCAGATAAGACGGATAAAAACAAAGAGGCTAAGGAGGGCAAAGCCAATCGTCCTCGCGATTCAGTGAGTTATAAAATTCTCGATACGAGTGTGATTATCGATGGCCGGATTGCAGATATCGTTAAGACCGGATTTTTAGAAGGAACACTGCTTATACCTAGTTTTGTTCTGGAGGAGTTGCGACACATTGCGGATTCTTCGGACTTGCTTAAACGAAATCGCGGGCGCAGAGGGCTTGATATCTTGAATCAAATTTCTAAGGAAACAGTCATTCAAGTTCATATTCATGAACAAGATTTTGAGGATATTAATGAAGTTGACAGTAAATTGGTGCGGTTAGGACAAATTTTGGGGGCACCCTTATTGACGAATGATTATAATCTCAACAAAGTCGCTGAACTTCAAGGAGTAAAGGTTTTAAATATCAACGAATTAGCTAATGCTCTGAAGCCCATTGTTTTGCCTGGAGAAGAAATGTTGGTTCAGGTTATGAAAGAGGGAAAAGAGCCGGGGCAAGGTGTTGCTTATCTCGATGATGGAACCATGATTGTTGTAGATATGGGACGAAGGTACATGGGACAAAATATTGTTGTTTTAGTGACAAGTGTTCTTCAAACGGCAGCCGGGCGTATGATTTTTGCCAAGCCGAAATCTTCCCTGGAAAAAAAGCCGATGGGCCTTCATCCGACGGATGAGGTGAATGCGATTGGCTAA
- a CDS encoding HesB/IscA family protein, whose amino-acid sequence MVKITELAAQKVKEVLKAQNKENALLRLYLVGMGCGGPNFGMTLDESKTEDDVLDQEHGVSIVVETKLSMYLEGAVIDYIESDNGGGFEIRMAKMPSSGGCDSGCCGGCGGSC is encoded by the coding sequence ATGGTAAAGATTACCGAACTCGCAGCCCAAAAAGTGAAAGAAGTGTTAAAAGCTCAGAATAAGGAAAATGCACTTCTTCGTCTCTATCTTGTAGGAATGGGTTGCGGCGGTCCGAATTTCGGCATGACTCTAGATGAATCAAAAACAGAGGACGATGTTCTTGATCAAGAACACGGTGTTTCAATTGTTGTTGAAACAAAACTATCGATGTATTTAGAAGGAGCCGTGATTGATTATATTGAGTCAGATAACGGCGGCGGTTTTGAAATACGTATGGCCAAGATGCCTAGTAGTGGTGGATGTGACAGTGGTTGCTGCGGAGGTTGCGGTGGAAGTTGCTAA
- a CDS encoding aminotransferase class V-fold PLP-dependent enzyme, protein MIYLDNAATTLTKPDCVKKAVLRAMDTFGNASRGAHTPALDALRMLMEARIALASLFGLSDPMRVVFTPNATVALNIAISGIKGHIVTTAAEHNSVLRPIYRHENYTIVPCDSLGCISIDAISSAIRPDTEAVVHTHASNVTGNVFDIQSIGELCTARGVHFIVDASQSAGLLPIDMKNISALCFTGHKSLFGPQGTGGLCLGTNYMPQSLYVGGSGHHSFDYKHPQELPDALEAGTQNAHGIAGLLAGVQYLQSAGLSTIHNQADTLARLFAHSLEDTPGVTLYGDLAAPLRAPIVSLNIEGYDSAQVAFQLFEKYGIAVRAGAHCAPLIHNGLSLSGSVRFSFSHFNTREETQFAIDAVRTLANR, encoded by the coding sequence ATGATTTATCTGGACAACGCCGCTACAACCCTGACAAAACCCGATTGCGTCAAGAAAGCCGTTTTGCGGGCCATGGATACGTTTGGCAACGCTTCACGCGGAGCACACACACCAGCTCTTGACGCCCTCCGTATGTTGATGGAAGCACGGATAGCATTAGCCTCGCTCTTTGGGCTTAGTGACCCTATGCGCGTTGTATTCACACCCAATGCCACTGTCGCCTTAAACATTGCCATTTCCGGAATCAAGGGACATATTGTCACAACCGCCGCGGAGCACAACTCGGTACTGAGACCCATTTACAGGCATGAAAATTATACCATTGTTCCTTGTGACAGCTTAGGATGTATTTCGATAGATGCAATTTCCTCTGCCATCCGGCCAGATACTGAGGCAGTGGTACATACACATGCTTCCAATGTCACAGGCAACGTATTCGACATCCAGTCCATCGGTGAATTATGTACAGCACGTGGTGTGCACTTCATTGTAGACGCCTCACAAAGCGCCGGACTTTTGCCTATCGATATGAAAAATATATCAGCACTTTGCTTTACAGGCCACAAATCACTCTTCGGGCCCCAAGGCACCGGCGGGCTCTGTTTAGGGACCAATTACATGCCTCAATCCTTATATGTTGGAGGAAGCGGCCATCATTCCTTCGACTACAAACATCCCCAGGAATTACCCGATGCACTAGAAGCCGGTACACAAAATGCACACGGGATCGCGGGACTGTTAGCCGGCGTACAATATTTACAATCCGCCGGACTATCGACCATTCATAACCAGGCAGATACATTGGCACGCCTGTTTGCACATTCGCTTGAAGATACTCCGGGAGTCACACTATACGGCGATTTAGCTGCGCCTCTCCGTGCACCCATAGTCTCTCTTAATATCGAGGGATATGATTCCGCTCAAGTAGCGTTTCAGCTTTTTGAGAAGTATGGCATCGCGGTGCGCGCGGGAGCCCATTGTGCACCATTGATCCATAATGGGCTCAGCCTGTCAGGCTCCGTCCGGTTTTCTTTCTCGCATTTCAACACACGGGAAGAGACTCAATTCGCTATCGACGCCGTTCGTACTTTGGCTAACCGATAA
- a CDS encoding DUF3343 domain-containing protein, whose amino-acid sequence MSYVLTFANTHAAILAEKALLQAGYPAGVMPLPSGIKAGCGIALRVVDYIASNTLLKENNIVVSAVYQVSKNLHDSVYNEVAL is encoded by the coding sequence GTGTCTTACGTTCTTACGTTTGCCAACACACATGCGGCTATTCTTGCCGAAAAAGCGCTGTTGCAGGCAGGATATCCGGCAGGGGTGATGCCATTGCCTTCCGGCATCAAAGCCGGATGTGGTATCGCGCTTCGGGTAGTCGATTATATTGCGTCAAATACACTTTTGAAGGAGAACAACATAGTTGTGTCTGCTGTTTATCAAGTTTCGAAAAATTTGCATGATAGTGTGTACAACGAGGTCGCACTATGA
- a CDS encoding response regulator transcription factor, translating into MNILVCDDDKEILDAIRIYLENEGYKVFKAANGIEALKIVEETLIHLVIMDIMMPQMDGIRATMKIREDKNIPVIMLSAKSEDTDKIMGLNMGADDYITKPFNPLELIARVKSQLRRYTSLGSLETKCNVYKTGGLIIDDECKIVTVDGDEVKLTPVQYKILKLLIANAGRVYSIDEIYEKVWQETAFSAENTVAVHIRKIREKIEINPKEPKYLKVVWGIGYKVERL; encoded by the coding sequence ATGAATATATTGGTTTGTGATGATGATAAAGAAATATTAGACGCTATTAGAATCTATTTGGAAAACGAAGGCTATAAGGTATTTAAAGCTGCCAATGGAATAGAGGCTCTTAAAATTGTTGAAGAAACTTTAATTCACCTGGTTATTATGGATATTATGATGCCTCAAATGGATGGCATAAGAGCAACTATGAAGATTAGAGAGGATAAAAATATACCGGTTATTATGCTTTCGGCAAAATCTGAGGACACAGACAAAATCATGGGCTTAAATATGGGAGCGGACGATTATATAACAAAACCTTTTAATCCGTTGGAATTAATTGCAAGAGTAAAGTCCCAGTTAAGAAGGTATACATCACTAGGAAGCCTGGAAACCAAATGTAATGTCTATAAAACAGGCGGACTTATTATTGATGATGAGTGTAAAATTGTAACGGTTGACGGCGATGAAGTAAAACTTACGCCTGTACAATATAAAATCCTCAAGCTTTTGATTGCCAATGCGGGGAGAGTCTATTCCATTGATGAAATATATGAAAAAGTATGGCAGGAAACAGCGTTTAGTGCAGAAAATACAGTCGCAGTTCATATCAGAAAGATTAGAGAAAAAATTGAAATAAATCCTAAAGAACCAAAATATTTGAAGGTGGTGTGGGGGATTGGATACAAAGTGGAGAGATTATAG
- the radA gene encoding DNA repair protein RadA, producing MKTKVIYRCSNCGSESPKWLGKCPKCEEWNTFEESESQPRISASPSKRKTYPKKLSDVLAGNSDRIVTSIREFNRVLGGGIVKDSIIILTARPGAGKSTLLLQVADDVAKKGYKVLYASAEESDSQIKNRSDRILNGSKSNIWIYSDTSMNHVLASMEELDPDLIIIDSIQTFTLEEHNSRPGSPIQTMECANELLKVAKNSSRPRAVIMVGQMTKEDEIAGLRALEHLVDAVLILNGENGEELRAAWCSKNRFGSTGEIGFFSMTERGMLSIDNPSEFFMTQRAEGQSVSGSALTVIKEGTRPIIVEVESLVSKSFTPYPSRIAECLRKDQLNTLIAILEQRGKISLYDKDVVIKTTGGLQLKEQSVSLAIIMCIVSSVKDKAIPNDIVFVADVGLTGELKKVPAIEARIREIDRMGFKRVYVAKHTVKDTSRFKNVEIIELNTLYDVILALNMKVISKTETVMTQF from the coding sequence ATGAAGACCAAGGTAATTTATAGGTGTTCTAATTGCGGATCAGAAAGTCCTAAATGGTTGGGGAAGTGCCCAAAATGTGAGGAATGGAATACCTTCGAAGAGTCAGAGAGTCAACCCAGAATATCGGCTTCCCCGAGTAAGAGAAAGACTTATCCGAAGAAGCTATCTGACGTTTTAGCTGGCAATAGTGATCGTATTGTGACAAGCATCCGTGAATTTAATAGGGTTCTTGGAGGAGGTATCGTTAAAGATTCCATTATTATTTTGACAGCTAGGCCTGGTGCAGGAAAATCAACCTTGCTTTTACAGGTTGCGGATGATGTTGCCAAGAAGGGCTACAAGGTTTTATACGCTTCAGCTGAAGAGAGCGATAGTCAGATTAAAAATCGGTCCGATCGTATCCTGAATGGAAGCAAGAGCAACATATGGATTTATTCGGATACAAGTATGAATCATGTGCTGGCCTCTATGGAAGAGCTAGACCCTGATTTGATTATTATTGACAGCATTCAGACCTTTACCCTCGAAGAACATAATTCTCGTCCCGGCTCACCTATTCAGACCATGGAATGTGCCAACGAACTTTTAAAGGTTGCCAAAAATAGCAGCCGTCCCAGAGCGGTGATCATGGTCGGACAAATGACGAAAGAAGACGAAATAGCAGGACTTCGTGCCCTTGAGCATTTGGTTGATGCCGTATTAATCCTTAATGGAGAAAATGGAGAGGAATTAAGGGCAGCTTGGTGCTCCAAGAACCGGTTTGGCAGCACAGGGGAAATAGGCTTCTTCTCAATGACCGAACGGGGAATGCTATCCATTGATAATCCGTCTGAGTTCTTTATGACCCAAAGAGCAGAGGGGCAATCGGTTTCGGGCAGCGCCTTAACAGTGATCAAAGAAGGAACACGACCTATTATTGTTGAAGTTGAAAGTCTTGTCTCAAAGTCGTTTACTCCCTATCCATCCCGAATTGCGGAATGTTTGAGAAAAGATCAGTTAAATACTCTGATAGCTATTCTTGAGCAAAGAGGTAAAATTAGCCTCTACGATAAAGATGTCGTTATAAAAACGACGGGCGGATTGCAACTCAAAGAACAATCGGTAAGCTTAGCTATCATCATGTGCATTGTTTCATCGGTAAAGGACAAAGCGATCCCTAATGATATCGTTTTTGTTGCGGATGTAGGGCTAACAGGAGAACTGAAAAAGGTACCTGCTATTGAAGCTCGAATACGTGAAATCGACAGGATGGGGTTTAAGCGCGTTTATGTTGCCAAGCATACCGTCAAGGATACCTCTAGATTTAAGAATGTCGAAATTATTGAGCTCAATACCTTGTACGATGTTATTTTGGCTTTGAATATGAAGGTTATAAGCAAGACGGAAACAGTGATGACACAGTTCTAA
- a CDS encoding CarD family transcriptional regulator: MFKVGDKVVYPMHGAGIIESIEEREVLGEKSQYYVMHLPVGNMKLFIPLNNVENLGLRQVISPTMVKDVLEVLKTKDTAATLAWNRRYRANLEKIKSGNIFEVANVVRSLAQRDNEKGLSTGEKKMYENACQILISELVLTEGSEEEAVRQWLSSALKLA, encoded by the coding sequence ATGTTTAAGGTTGGTGACAAAGTTGTCTATCCAATGCACGGTGCAGGAATTATTGAGTCAATCGAAGAACGCGAAGTTCTTGGAGAAAAGAGCCAATATTATGTCATGCATTTACCAGTTGGGAATATGAAATTATTTATTCCCTTGAACAACGTTGAAAACCTTGGCTTGAGACAAGTGATTTCTCCCACCATGGTTAAAGATGTTTTAGAGGTGCTGAAAACTAAAGATACGGCAGCTACCTTAGCTTGGAATCGGCGTTATCGCGCGAACTTAGAGAAAATCAAAAGCGGTAATATTTTCGAAGTTGCAAATGTCGTTCGGAGCCTTGCTCAAAGGGACAATGAAAAAGGCCTTTCTACGGGTGAGAAGAAGATGTACGAAAATGCCTGCCAGATTTTGATTAGTGAACTTGTTTTGACTGAGGGATCTGAAGAAGAAGCAGTCAGGCAATGGCTTTCATCCGCTTTGAAGTTAGCTTAG
- the ispD gene encoding 2-C-methyl-D-erythritol 4-phosphate cytidylyltransferase, translating into MANIGIVIPAAGQGKRMRAGCNKQFLVLMGQPILAHTIRVFEESNFVSEIVIVGAEGDISVIKELVYHQGFQKVAAVCKGGVLRQDSVRAGVRALSPAIQRIVVHDGARPLLTLQAFNQFLEETQEYPAAIMGVSIKDTVKRVNLAGNVLETLPREDLRSVQTPQVFDRGILEVAHYQAVSAGYYGTDDASLLEWMGYPVQMVEGMQENIKVTTPEDLWLAERILAMRES; encoded by the coding sequence TTGGCTAATATCGGGATCGTTATTCCGGCAGCAGGTCAAGGCAAGCGGATGAGGGCCGGATGTAACAAGCAATTCTTAGTATTGATGGGGCAACCAATTTTGGCTCATACGATAAGAGTGTTTGAAGAATCGAACTTTGTTTCTGAAATAGTTATTGTAGGGGCGGAAGGTGATATCTCTGTCATAAAAGAACTGGTTTATCATCAGGGCTTTCAGAAAGTTGCAGCAGTCTGCAAAGGTGGCGTGCTGCGTCAAGATTCCGTTCGTGCTGGGGTTCGAGCTCTAAGTCCCGCTATCCAACGGATAGTGGTGCATGATGGGGCGAGGCCCCTTTTGACGTTGCAAGCATTTAATCAATTTCTTGAAGAAACCCAAGAGTATCCTGCTGCAATTATGGGAGTGTCTATAAAGGATACTGTAAAGAGAGTCAACCTGGCTGGAAACGTGCTTGAGACTCTACCTCGTGAAGATTTGCGGTCTGTCCAAACCCCCCAGGTTTTTGACCGTGGGATACTAGAGGTAGCACATTATCAAGCAGTTTCTGCAGGATACTATGGCACAGATGATGCCTCTTTGTTAGAATGGATGGGGTATCCTGTGCAAATGGTAGAGGGAATGCAGGAGAATATCAAGGTGACCACACCGGAAGATTTGTGGTTAGCTGAACGGATACTGGCGATGCGTGAGTCTTGA
- the yedF gene encoding sulfurtransferase-like selenium metabolism protein YedF: MTQIDATGQVCPIPVIKAKKALEEMGEAGGVVAVLVDNDIARQNLQKMATGLGYQSEYVQKENGIVEVTIVAGEGCVVDNCATSEDSGLVVAIGRDTMGEGSQELGQILIKGFIYALRELAPPPSHILFFNSGAYLTSSDSNSLEDLRALEAAGTVIMTCGTCTNYYEITEKLGVGEVANMYGIVTVMAGAKRLINI, from the coding sequence ATGACACAAATTGATGCCACAGGGCAGGTCTGCCCCATACCCGTCATAAAAGCCAAAAAAGCGTTGGAAGAGATGGGAGAAGCGGGTGGCGTAGTTGCTGTTTTAGTAGACAATGACATTGCGCGTCAAAATCTTCAAAAGATGGCGACCGGACTGGGTTATCAGAGCGAATATGTGCAAAAAGAAAACGGCATCGTTGAGGTGACCATCGTTGCAGGCGAAGGCTGTGTTGTTGACAACTGCGCGACAAGTGAAGATTCGGGACTCGTTGTCGCCATCGGTAGGGATACCATGGGTGAAGGTAGTCAAGAGCTGGGCCAAATACTGATCAAAGGTTTCATCTATGCCCTGAGGGAGCTCGCGCCGCCCCCCTCGCATATCTTGTTTTTCAATTCGGGGGCATATCTTACCAGTAGTGATTCTAACAGCTTGGAAGACCTGCGCGCTCTGGAAGCGGCGGGAACCGTTATCATGACTTGTGGCACCTGTACCAATTATTATGAAATTACGGAGAAGCTGGGAGTTGGTGAGGTCGCCAATATGTACGGTATTGTTACAGTTATGGCGGGTGCCAAGCGGCTTATCAATATTTAG
- a CDS encoding HAMP domain-containing sensor histidine kinase — protein MDTKWRDYSHSMIAKIIGFMITIVCFTGALTIIADVVVFKHADFDIAFEESYYLGSDFMRDSSDIFTSLRDITGKYKSEDHIIQGGTLTEADNKWREENLFWDFANKSKSYNPNLTMEENYPIFEEVYAAELAKLRDKLITEELQNYYSVLRRLDKYPGLIYYAKDGETEFTNSPEKTKDYFKSLPSYMVFDGSELNVFPEEIQQNHRYHWLTADTNQLGYQDVMYIAFSKEFLNPRIEEWNENKVTVTKSLYQIAGFSAGLALAFIYLLLVIGRRTKETPASPLNVIDRIYNDFKIVICFFLIVLWIAVIAYMQQFKANGLIVLMTLLIAAIGLIVVLSLVKHLKNKSFVKHTLTYTLFYKFFKFFKDIYDSGSVGVRVVLIVIGYPIAVALTFFMFPITLGGAAWIALKKVREFDAIKEGVKKVKGGDFHHTINVSGKGEFSRLASDLNSITDGLNKAVENEIKSERLKAELITNVSHDIRTPLTSIITYVDLLKNETNQVKVKEYLEIIDQKSQRLKILTDDLFEAAKASSGNIPVNYETIDIISLITQGLGELDDKIQERKLEFKISHSNDKVYIKADGRLLWRAIENLLSNIFKYALEGSRVYIDILESDSGLTLVFKNISAYELNISSDELMERFKRGDESRSSQGSGLGLSIAKSLIEIQKGTFNIEIDGDLFKAIIHLIKVEAN, from the coding sequence TTGGATACAAAGTGGAGAGATTATAGCCATTCCATGATAGCCAAGATTATCGGATTCATGATTACCATAGTTTGTTTTACTGGTGCCCTAACAATAATTGCGGATGTAGTAGTTTTTAAGCATGCCGATTTTGATATTGCTTTTGAAGAGAGCTATTATCTTGGGTCAGATTTTATGAGAGACAGTAGTGATATCTTTACCAGCTTAAGAGATATAACAGGTAAATATAAAAGTGAGGATCACATTATCCAGGGTGGTACTCTGACGGAAGCAGATAATAAATGGAGAGAGGAAAACCTGTTTTGGGATTTTGCCAACAAATCAAAAAGTTATAATCCTAATTTAACGATGGAAGAAAATTATCCGATTTTCGAAGAAGTCTATGCTGCAGAACTAGCAAAGTTGAGAGATAAATTAATCACAGAAGAACTTCAAAACTATTATTCTGTGTTAAGAAGATTAGACAAATATCCTGGTCTTATTTACTATGCTAAAGATGGTGAAACCGAATTTACGAATAGCCCTGAGAAAACAAAGGATTATTTCAAATCCTTACCCTCCTATATGGTATTTGATGGATCGGAGCTAAACGTTTTTCCCGAGGAAATTCAACAAAACCATCGTTATCATTGGCTTACCGCGGACACTAATCAATTAGGTTACCAAGACGTGATGTATATTGCCTTTAGCAAAGAATTTTTAAATCCTAGAATTGAAGAATGGAACGAAAATAAGGTAACCGTTACGAAGAGTTTATATCAAATAGCAGGTTTTTCAGCAGGATTGGCTTTAGCGTTTATTTATTTACTCCTGGTCATCGGCAGAAGGACCAAGGAGACCCCTGCAAGCCCATTAAACGTTATCGATAGAATTTATAATGATTTTAAGATTGTAATCTGCTTTTTTTTGATAGTCCTATGGATTGCAGTCATAGCTTATATGCAGCAGTTTAAGGCCAATGGACTTATAGTTCTAATGACGCTGTTAATCGCTGCGATTGGATTAATAGTTGTTCTTTCGTTAGTAAAACATCTCAAAAATAAATCATTCGTAAAGCATACTTTGACTTATACCTTGTTTTATAAATTCTTTAAATTTTTTAAGGATATCTATGACAGCGGAAGTGTTGGAGTAAGGGTTGTCTTAATCGTAATAGGCTATCCGATTGCAGTGGCGTTAACATTCTTTATGTTCCCGATAACCTTAGGAGGCGCAGCGTGGATAGCTTTGAAGAAGGTAAGGGAGTTTGATGCCATAAAAGAAGGGGTAAAGAAGGTAAAAGGAGGAGATTTCCACCATACCATCAATGTATCAGGAAAAGGGGAATTCAGCAGACTGGCTTCCGACTTAAATAGTATTACGGATGGTTTAAATAAAGCTGTCGAAAATGAGATCAAAAGTGAGCGGTTGAAAGCTGAATTGATCACCAATGTATCTCACGACATCAGAACACCCTTAACTTCGATTATCACCTATGTTGATTTACTGAAAAATGAAACGAATCAGGTAAAGGTAAAAGAATACTTAGAAATAATCGACCAGAAGTCTCAGCGCTTAAAAATACTAACGGACGATTTGTTTGAAGCAGCTAAAGCTTCTAGCGGCAATATTCCGGTAAACTATGAAACGATAGATATTATATCGTTAATAACTCAGGGGTTGGGCGAACTTGATGACAAAATACAAGAACGTAAGTTAGAATTCAAGATCAGCCATTCGAACGATAAAGTCTATATTAAAGCCGACGGAAGACTACTATGGAGAGCTATTGAGAATTTGTTATCAAATATATTCAAATATGCCCTTGAAGGGTCAAGAGTATATATTGACATCTTAGAGTCAGACAGTGGGCTGACGTTGGTCTTTAAAAACATCTCTGCCTATGAATTGAATATTTCTTCAGATGAGTTAATGGAGCGTTTCAAAAGGGGCGATGAATCCAGAAGCAGTCAAGGCAGTGGCTTGGGATTATCCATTGCTAAAAGTTTGATAGAAATTCAAAAAGGAACGTTTAATATTGAAATTGATGGAGATTTATTCAAGGCTATAATACACTTGATTAAAGTAGAGGCGAATTAG
- a CDS encoding rubredoxin gives MSEGSKMWQCQMQSCGYIYNSEKGCKKSKIPKDVPFEELPDDWRCPLCGAGKKMFKPV, from the coding sequence ATGAGTGAAGGAAGTAAAATGTGGCAGTGCCAAATGCAAAGTTGTGGATATATTTATAATTCAGAAAAAGGGTGTAAGAAAAGTAAAATACCTAAAGATGTTCCTTTTGAAGAGTTGCCGGATGATTGGAGATGTCCGTTATGTGGTGCCGGTAAGAAGATGTTCAAACCGGTTTAA